The window ACATTAATCAACTTGTTCATATTTTTGAGTGGTCaactttatgttaaaaatgttaataaaacataaagacATGTTTAGCAAAACGCTATCgtccatttttattaatttatattttttctcaacGTCTTCTTCTACAGGTCagtcaaaattttatatcaaactaataagaattttaaaccCAACTTTTATTCCCCTTTTTAACTAAATTGTTCGATATTGTTTTGAGTAATGTATCAAAGGATCGACGTTTCAGTcctaacaaagtcgactttttgtgtCAAGTAAATACTGAATCCGAAAATAGAGTCAATAGAAGACTAAAGCCGGTAAGGCTTTAGTCTTTTTTGActtctattttttactttaactgTTTACGATTGTATAAACCATTTTAACAATGAAAACTTTACATTTTATAACTTAccattagggttctataaatcgactttcgaataatcgaacaatcgactttttgtcgaagtcgactattttgttccaaaaatgtcgataactcgactatcgtctatgaaaaaagtcgaaaagtcgactttgtaaataaaagtcgaaaagccgtaaaaagtcgaaaaaagtcgaaaattcgaaatgttatttgccttaaaatgtttaaagaataatgaggcaatttcgatataaaaattagtttagagatctagaacaagtgtaaatcaacgaaatataattatgagatgtttaatcaataacattaaaaaatataaaataaagtaatagatgaaatgatccaaagaattattagaaaaaacgcactgagtgctctttcaaaaactttaactgccaaagagaggcgacttgtatccaaaGAAAACTATTGGACCcctgatttatctttttaaaaatctatatacgaactaggaggaacactatgtttaaatttagacctctaaacagaccttagattgcttggaaccaatgtaaagtgaactgtcgtgtagtacaggaaatataccttatttagatattttaaaatagaggtggttatcaccTCTTATAGTTAGAttaattgaataagaatcaatattatacaattctaaataaaatttacacaatactccccaaataaatatataggagtaataaaaatattaaattttataaaataatgcagctaTATTgaagaaatgaacaaaaaacctaaaaaagcaaaatactttattgacccataaaattaacaataagttcacattttatcaaaaataaataataaaaatataagacattctttaaaaaatacaacaaacaaattgctttattttgctaaaaataattgttcagataaagtttttttcttaaaatttataaaattttacataagcaaataacttaattgattcactgtatgtattaAAAGATCGACGTTTTTGtccaaaaaaagtcgactttttgttttaagtaaatacTGAATCCGACTTTACCGGCTTTAGTCTTTTTTGACttctattttttactttgtttatgtgaaatataaattttttacgaTTGTATAGAGGTtaggtaaaaaaaattaaccaatttAACAATGAAAACTATACATTTTATAACTTACCATTAGAACATATcattcaacatattttttattttttattgcaaattggCAGCACTGATTAACAAATGATATCGATTACtaatattatattaacaaatataacTACCATCTCTGAAAAGGTGTTTATTTTGATGTACTCTAGGAATAATGCATCGCAAATTTTTGTCTGATTTGGAGTAGTGTTCTCACATCTTTGTCCATTATTCCTTGCATGTAACATACCAAGAATTGAGGTAACTTATACACATACATGTCTATGTATATCTATTGACATTAAAAtgacaaatatttatcttacAGAAAAGAACTTTGGAGCTGTTACAACAATGgatattaacattaaaattgaagcaaataatattgaagatgaATATGTTGAATCCAATATAATGCTTAACAAAATAAAGGAAGAAGAATCGGAGCTAATAATTGAGAGTGATATGCAATGGTTGCCAATAAAATTAGAAGatgaacaaaataattattacgaAGAATATTGTCAGGAATTTGGAGAAAATATAAACTCTTatgattatattaaaaatgagcCTGGCAATGAACAATATGCAATTGAATATTTAGATGAAAACGAacattatgatgatgatgatgatgatgataatgaggGTGAAAAAGACCAGGAGAATGAGCGGGATGATTTTTATGATCCATCAGAAGATGTTGGTGAGGATTCCGATTCCGATAATGAGGATGAAGAAATTGATGAAACCGATAATGAGGGTAATATTGATACAGAATATAATTTACAATTGGAGGTATTTGCTGAAGATATGGATAAAAAAGACAACGTTTTAGAAGACAATGGATCTAAgactaatattttatttcctttaaaatattgGCTGTTTAAAACTTACGTTCACCATACCTGCCCAGAATGTAACGAACAAAATTGCAACCTATAAAGATCTGCGCGTACATATAGAACTTAAACATGAAGAAGCTATTAAAGAGGCTCAAAAAGACTACAATATGAATAAGCAGGTCGGTACGTGTAAGAAATGCCAACAAGAATGTCATAATGATTTTATCATGTATAAACATTCATTGAGACATCGTAAAGATGCTGATGAATTGACGGAGAAAAAGTGCAAAATATGTAGTTATATAATAACAAAACGCATTAAAATGCATTTCGTAGAATTGCATCCCGAAGTTGTGGATGAGTTTAATAAATCAGGCTAtgcaaaaaaatgcttaaaatgtcCAATTTGTCATAATACTTATgccaataataaatacaaaaaattttggcATCATTTCATGTTTAAACATCCCCAAGAAAATCAGGAGAAATTTCGTTACAATTGCCATCTATGCTCGCATAAACGTTTTTCTGATGAGGAATTGTATATGCAACATTTAATGTTGCAACATGAATTAAATTCCTGGAATGTATTAAACTTTCGACGAATTTTTGAAGATAAAGAATACTTAGCATGTTTAAAATGCCACAGAGTGTATGCTAAAAATGATACCTTAACATTCCTAAAACATTATCTAGAACACGAAAGTTCGAGCTATTGGTCATGTAAATTTTGTGgtaaaaaaagttgttatgGCCATAATGGACACTTGTGTCCCAAAATGATGCAATATTATGGCAGACGATATAAAGTGGCTAGAGAATGTAAcagagaaaagaaaataataaaaaatttagaggAATTTGAAGAGTATATTGCACATGTTTGTCCATTTTGTAAGGAAGAGtttaataaattacataaatggCAACAGCATCTAAGAAGTATTCATGCAATTGACACTCTTAAAGGTTTAGAAATGAAGGTGGTAGCAACTGCAGATAATGATAAATTACGTTGTGTCATTTGTCATACTATGGTAGCAAATAATCCGGTACAATTACATGCTCATCGTTTTCAACATTTACCTTTTAAGCCCTACAAATGTCGTCACTGTAAGCAAACATTGGCCACTTTTAAGGTGGCCGTTAATCATGTGGTGAAACGTTGTAATGATGACGAGGATAGGGAATATATTAAACAGgttttaaaaccaaatataatTGATCCAGCTGAGGTAGAGATACAATGTTCCTTTTGTAACTACCAAAAATTCATTGATGCTAAAGAGGCTTTCACACATTTCCAAGATAAGCACAATAATTTCGAGGAATTCTTTTCCCTAGACTCTGAAGCAGATAATTTAATGTCGTGTATGGTTTGCcaaaagaaattcttaaaaaacgaCGCACATGAACGTTTAAAGCATGTGTATACACATTTTGATCAAAAGATCTTTAAATGTCCCTTATGTTCACTGTCCTATTTTAAGCATAGCACTTGTATTGGTCATATGAAAAAGGTTCACTATTTTAAACCCTTAAACTTAGTGCgatcattaaaagaaaaagctGAACTTTGCCTAAATAAAGAAGATATAGTAAACGAATATCAGTCTACTGCTGGTGCTGCACCTCAGTTAGCTAAACCCAATCTGAACTCTCATGTACTCAATGAGTTTGCTGAATTTATTAACTTTGCCTGTCCAGAGTGCAATGAAGGTATATCCAATCAAAAGGACTGGCATACACACATTACCACACAACATGATTTTTTCGATGAATCAAATGTGAGCTTTAAGGACTCGAATGGTGCGCTAAAATGTCTAACATGTAAGCTAAATTTGCCTACAGTTTTAACCCAACGCCTCAAACATAAGTTAACACATATGCCCTACCGTTCATTCATATGCAATCTATGCTATGCTCGTTGCAATTCTTTGGGTGTACTCTATGGACATTTTCGTAGGAAACATTTTGCCCAAGGCACATTTAAGTGCTGCATTTGTCCGGATGTTTTGGCAACATCACATCAACGAACAGAACATTTAAAGCAAACGCATCCACCCAATGAATGGCCCGATcatatatgtttaatatgttaCAAAATATTAAGAAGTAAATCTTCATTAAATAAGCATATGGAAACACACAATGCTGAACGTGTTAGGTATACATGTGATATCTGTGGTTCGAAATTAATTGGCCGGAAAGATTTTAAGAACCACGTAGATAGACATGAGGAAAGAGGTGAGTTCAAAAAGAAAGATTGTGACGACAACGATATTCCTTCACAATTTGGATGTGATGAGTCTAACATAATTATACCGGATATTATAGACGTTAAGACAGATTTGAATAGTATTGGTAAATCTCTTCGATATAGACCTGATGTTGAGGATTTAAAACCAGATTTGgatattgttgttggtgttgatCTTAAATCCACAAATGATAatgttaataaaagaaaatcgcTTAGAAATTCTTTggatgcaaaaaagaaaaaatgtgatATAGAATAAATAATGTTTCAATATTAACGTTTATTATGGAAACGATTCGCTTGtctttaatttagtaataacatctttatcattaaaaattatttatttagcatTTTATAGTCGTATGCAGTGGCATGAAAAAATAACtcttttaataaactaattaaaactaaaaatatgttcttaagtttgttttgtatAGATTTAAATCCAATTATCAAATTGCTATCTGTCTACCGATTGTCTAGGTGCTGTTGTTGAATCAACAGAAGGCTTTCAACATTCAGAgtctatttagctatgtccatccgtctatccgtccgtccatgtaaaccttgtaatcaaactacaggtcgtaattttaaagatatttcaataaaatttggtatatgatcttctattgtcccaggtacgacggctattgaaaatggttaacatcggtccattacttcacctggcccccatacaactatacCCCCGagtagggcttgtaaaccttgtaatctaaCTACAGGAcgtaattttggagataattcttttggcacatgatcttctatggtaccgtagattaagcctgttgaaaatgatttccatcggtccattatttcacctagcccctatacaactgaacccgccgaagctacaaaaccaagctctatactagacttgatgactcTTATGATTTCCATAATAATAgttcctcatatgaccctagcccctatgaataGCCCCGAtcaaaattgcatttaaatgtccacaattttattcaacaataaacggcttaaggatggatatctgaggcaagttacaattcaacttaaatgctttattacacacatttcacattttatttttgtaaaaggtgtagagtattatatggtcggactcgcccgactataatttcttacttgtgtTTATTGAAACTTGGTAACACTGATTTATAGGCAATGTcgataacagtttttataatccataatttttttattttattgtattattaataaacattggctttaattaaaaaatgatttgaaGTATAGTTCCaaaactttgttgttgttgtagcagagACGCGTATAAAGTCAGTGTGGCTGGGAACTCCGAGTCGTTtcggtgcgaagaaccgattgtcgttGGAATGTCCTACAACTTTGATTTTGTTTGCTTGTAAACTGCTTAAAGGAGAGCAGTTTCCTGAGCTGTTCCAGGCACTTAAAACTATTGctatatttgtattattgttcCTGTTGATTTATCGATTAACATTACAGAAAAGAacttacaaaaaagaaataaaattgataCAGAATAACTAGTATTGCAAATTATAGTTATGTAATTggactaaacatttttaaaacaacaacgaaaaaacaaaatcaaatcaattcTGAATATAAAGTATACAACATTACAATAATTATTcatgcataaaataaaaaaatgcattttctgaagttatttgaataaaattaaagagtTTTTAATTTAGGACTTAATTAtgaatagtttaatttttaaataatcatttaatGGAGTTAttgcatacaaatttaaaataagtgtcGACACACACCATAAGAACATCCGATTAAAATTTGCTGCCGCATCACATCTCTAAAAAAAAGCTCAATTTAAGTCAAGTTAACTTGTGTTAAATTCGtctaatttttagttttctctAAACAGTGCGTGAATAAACATCAAGAAAGTgtaaattcatttattaattaaaaagtgcaaaataaaagaaaataaattattttaagtgtttaaattttgaaaaagttgtaATATTTTAGCAGTTGTTTGCttgtaaatacataaaattattaaaataagttttaaaggtAAGATGATgtactttttgttaataatttgtaGATTTTGCaagtgaaagaaaataaaaaaatggttgACTCTGTAAATTGTTGAGGTTGGTCAAGTGTTGGTGGCAGTGTTTTAGGTTTGCACATAGTATGTATATTGTTGGAAAAAGATCATCACGTTGTTTCTAATCTAGTTGGAACCCATTTGTTTTGGttagttttttttgtggaaatatCTAGTAggtttattgcaaattttgttgatgcagttgttgttgttgtagttaagACTTTTTGTGTATCTAGCTGAAGGAGCAGTCgcgtacacacatacatacatatgtatgtatgtacatttgtatttatttggcGGTATTTTGTTGATTAAGTAAAATGTCAAAATGACTTATCAATCggaaaaaaaatcgatttataaaGTCGATTTCTAGAACGTTATGCATTAGAgttctattatttaaaataaagagtcgactttaaatttttacatttgttaaCTTTTGGACTCTTTTATTATCGACCTTGCTCACTATTTGACTTCTTTTACAAGGTTTATaggtataaaaaatgtaatgttttcagaataataattaaaacatgttgattttttaatttttcgataGTTTAAAACATCTTTGATTGTTTataagtcgatttatagaaccctaaaagatactaaaaaatgtaaattttgtaaacctGTTGCCGCGATAAATATTGAACTAGTAGCGAACTTGTGGtctgcaagtctatctatctatctgtctgtctgtctatatatctatctatctaNNNNNNNNNNNNNNNNNNNNNNNNNNNNNNNNNNNNNNNNNNNNNNNNNNNNNNNNNNNNNNNNNNNNNNNNNNNNNNNNNNNNNNNNNNNNNNNNNNNNTGCTTAAAAAGGAATATGCATTTAAGAGTTACAACTCCACTTGCAATTATTCAATTCAAAGGAAGTATAGAAACAAGTACACTACTAGTTCAATATTTATCGCGACAACAggtttacaaaatttgcatttttaggATCTTTTaggattctataaatcgacttataaacaatcgatttttttttaacaaaaattgaaaaaatcgaAGATGTTCAAactattgaaaagttttaaaaataaacatgtattatttttatttctgaaaaCATCAAATTTGTTATACCTATAAACCttgtaaaaaagttaaaaagtgaACAAGGTTGATATTAAAAGAGTCCAAAAGttaacaaatgttaaaattcgtctttttatttgaaatattagaaCTCTAATGCATAACGTTCTAGAGATCGactttaaaaaatcgattttttttctttcagatTGATAAGTCATTTTGACATTTTACTTAATCAACAAAACACCgccaaataaatacaaatgtacatacatacatatgtatgtatgcggcTGCTCCTTCAGCTAGATACACAAAAAGTcttaactacaacaacaacaactgcatcAACAAATTTGCAATGTACCTACTAAATATTTCCACAAAAAATGAACCAAAACAAATGAATTCCAACTACATTAGAAACAATGATATTTTTCCTACTATGTATGTACTACATACCTAAAACACTGCCACCAACACTTGACCAGCCTCAACAATTTACACAGtcaatcatttttttattttcttttactagCAAAATCTACAAATTATTCACAAAAAGTACGCCATCTTacctttaaaacttattttaataattttaagtatttacaaGCAAACAACtgttaaaatattacaacaattttaaactttaacacttaaattaatttattttcttttatttcgcactttttaattaataaatactatttctTTTAAGGTTTCGTCACTTACTTGATGTTTATTCACGCACTGTTtagagaaaactaaaaaattggACGAGTTTAACATAAGTTAACTTAAATTGAGCTTTTATAGAGATGGTAGACAATTGTGATTCGAAAGGTAATTGGGAACGAAtacgattttttgttgttgtagcagagACACATATTAAATCGATGTGGATGAGTTGAAAATCATCTGTCGTTGTGCAATNNNNNNNNNNNNNNNNNNNNNNNNNNNNNNNNNNNNNNNNNNNNNNNNNNNNNNNNNNNNNNNNNNNNNNNNNNNNNNNNNNNNNNNNNNNNNNNNNNNNagtctagtctatagtctagtctatattctactctattgtct of the Lucilia cuprina isolate Lc7/37 chromosome 2, ASM2204524v1, whole genome shotgun sequence genome contains:
- the LOC124421326 gene encoding zinc finger protein 91-like, yielding MNKQVGTCKKCQQECHNDFIMYKHSLRHRKDADELTEKKCKICSYIITKRIKMHFVELHPEVVDEFNKSGYAKKCLKCPICHNTYANNKYKKFWHHFMFKHPQENQEKFRYNCHLCSHKRFSDEELYMQHLMLQHELNSWNVLNFRRIFEDKEYLACLKCHRVYAKNDTLTFLKHYLEHESSSYWSCKFCGKKSCYGHNGHLCPKMMQYYGRRYKVARECNREKKIIKNLEEFEEYIAHVCPFCKEEFNKLHKWQQHLRSIHAIDTLKGLEMKVVATADNDKLRCVICHTMVANNPVQLHAHRFQHLPFKPYKCRHCKQTLATFKVAVNHVVKRCNDDEDREYIKQVLKPNIIDPAEVEIQCSFCNYQKFIDAKEAFTHFQDKHNNFEEFFSLDSEADNLMSCMVCQKKFLKNDAHERLKHVYTHFDQKIFKCPLCSLSYFKHSTCIGHMKKVHYFKPLNLVRSLKEKAELCLNKEDIVNEYQSTAGAAPQLAKPNLNSHVLNEFAEFINFACPECNEGISNQKDWHTHITTQHDFFDESNVSFKDSNGALKCLTCKLNLPTVLTQRLKHKLTHMPYRSFICNLCYARCNSLGVLYGHFRRKHFAQGTFKCCICPDVLATSHQRTEHLKQTHPPNEWPDHICLICYKILRSKSSLNKHMETHNAERVRYTCDICGSKLIGRKDFKNHVDRHEERGEFKKKDCDDNDIPSQFGCDESNIIIPDIIDVKTDLNSIGKSLRYRPDVEDLKPDLDIVVGVDLKSTNDNVNKRKSLRNSLDAKKKKCDIE
- the LOC111682907 gene encoding ciliogenesis-associated TTC17-interacting protein-like; this translates as MDINIKIEANNIEDEYVESNIMLNKIKEEESELIIESDMQWLPIKLEDEQNNYYEEYCQEFGENINSYDYIKNEPGNEQYAIEYLDENEHYDDDDDDDNEGEKDQENERDDFYDPSEDVGEDSDSDNEDEEIDETDNEGNIDTEYNLQLEVFAEDMDKKDNVLEDNGSKTNILFPLKYWLFKTYVHHTCPECNEQNCNL